A genome region from Ctenopharyngodon idella isolate HZGC_01 chromosome 5, HZGC01, whole genome shotgun sequence includes the following:
- the tbx5b gene encoding T-box transcription factor TBX5b isoform X1: MADLEFGSLQSCSGSDSPAMEFENDKDSGQHGRSKTGSPPLQTQLSQQGMEGIKVYLHERDLWAKFYDVSTEMIITKAGRRMFPSYKVKVTGLNPKAKYILLMDIISADEHRYKFADNKWSISGKAEPAIPGRLYVHPDSPASGAHWMRQLVSFQKLKLTNNHLDPFGHIILNSMHKYQPRLHIVKADERNSFGSSNTSFCTHSFPETTFIAVTSYQNHTITQLKIENNPFAKGFRGNDDIELHRMSRTPSKEYPLVPRSTARQRVAPPSPDCLSRSEYTVTQKPSPSYTCSDTSGDHTLTETPPTHDPTYHLFTYQLSPQTAPVHSAPCSMDTAQHQPCMYGSSQVGMEDLRWASYTDSTTYQSFSSAKEMGGTFGPTTDLSQELYPQYTCEVGVQSHCMMTDLSLYACSRSFSQNQQPNSWCGGS; encoded by the exons ATGGCGGATTTAGAGTTCGGATCTCTACAGTCGTGTTCCGGCAGCGATTCCCCAGCGATGGAATTCGAGAACGATAAAGATTCCGGACAGCACGGTCGGAGCAAAACCGGGTCGCCGCCACTGCAAACTCAGCTCTCCCAACAG GGTATGGAGGGAATCAAAGTTTATTTGCACGAGAGAGATCTGTGGGCGAAATTTTATGATGTCTCTACAGAAATGATCATCACCAAAGCTGGCCG ACGAATGTTTCCCAGCTACAAAGTGAAGGTAACAGGCCTAAATCCCAAAGCAAAATATATCTTACTGATGGACATTATTTCAGCCGATGAACATCGGTATAAATTTGCAGATAACAAATG GTCCATCAGTGGTAAAGCTGAGCCGGCGATTCCAGGCCGGCTGTACGTGCACCCAGACTCACCGGCTTCAGGAGCTCACTGGATGAGACAGCTCGTCTCTTTCCAGAAACTCAAACTCACCAACAACCACCTGGACCCTTTCGGACAT ATCATTTTAAATTCCATGCATAAATACCAACCTCGCCTGCACATCGTGAAGGCAGACGAGAGGAACAGCTTTGGCTCCAGCAACACAAGTTTCTGCACACACTCCTTTCCTGAGACAACTTTTATCGCTGTAACTTCCTACCAGAACCACACA ATCACTCAGCTGAAGATTGAGAATAATCCATTTGCTAAAGGTTTCCGTGGAAATGACGATATCGAATTGCATCGCATGTCCCGTACACCAAG TAAGGAGTATCCACTTGTACCACGTAGTACTGCAAGGCAGCGTGTAGCTCCACCCTCTCCTGACTGTCTCTCTCGGTCAGAATACACTGTGACACAAAAACCCAGTCCTAGCTACACCTGCTCCGACACTTCAG gTGATCACACCCTCACTGAAACCCCTCCCACACATGACCCCACATACCACCTCTTCACCTACCAGCTCTCCCCGCAGACGGCCCCTGTGCACAGTGCCCCCTGCAGTATGGACACCGCACAGCACCAGCCTTGCATGTATGGAAGCTCTCAGGTGGGCATGGAGGACCTCAGGTGGGCATCTTATACGGACAGCACAACTTACCAAAGCTTTTCTTCTGCTAAAGAAATGGGTGGGACTTTTGGTCCCACCACTGACCTCTCTCAGGAACTGTATCCACAATACACCTGTGAGGTGGGTGTCCAGTCACACTGCATGATGACTGATTTATCGCTTTATGCTTGCAGTCGATCATTCAGCCAAAACCAACAACCAAACAGCTGGTGTGGGGGAAGCTGa
- the tbx5b gene encoding T-box transcription factor TBX5b isoform X2, whose product MEGIKVYLHERDLWAKFYDVSTEMIITKAGRRMFPSYKVKVTGLNPKAKYILLMDIISADEHRYKFADNKWSISGKAEPAIPGRLYVHPDSPASGAHWMRQLVSFQKLKLTNNHLDPFGHIILNSMHKYQPRLHIVKADERNSFGSSNTSFCTHSFPETTFIAVTSYQNHTITQLKIENNPFAKGFRGNDDIELHRMSRTPSKEYPLVPRSTARQRVAPPSPDCLSRSEYTVTQKPSPSYTCSDTSGDHTLTETPPTHDPTYHLFTYQLSPQTAPVHSAPCSMDTAQHQPCMYGSSQVGMEDLRWASYTDSTTYQSFSSAKEMGGTFGPTTDLSQELYPQYTCEVGVQSHCMMTDLSLYACSRSFSQNQQPNSWCGGS is encoded by the exons ATGGAGGGAATCAAAGTTTATTTGCACGAGAGAGATCTGTGGGCGAAATTTTATGATGTCTCTACAGAAATGATCATCACCAAAGCTGGCCG ACGAATGTTTCCCAGCTACAAAGTGAAGGTAACAGGCCTAAATCCCAAAGCAAAATATATCTTACTGATGGACATTATTTCAGCCGATGAACATCGGTATAAATTTGCAGATAACAAATG GTCCATCAGTGGTAAAGCTGAGCCGGCGATTCCAGGCCGGCTGTACGTGCACCCAGACTCACCGGCTTCAGGAGCTCACTGGATGAGACAGCTCGTCTCTTTCCAGAAACTCAAACTCACCAACAACCACCTGGACCCTTTCGGACAT ATCATTTTAAATTCCATGCATAAATACCAACCTCGCCTGCACATCGTGAAGGCAGACGAGAGGAACAGCTTTGGCTCCAGCAACACAAGTTTCTGCACACACTCCTTTCCTGAGACAACTTTTATCGCTGTAACTTCCTACCAGAACCACACA ATCACTCAGCTGAAGATTGAGAATAATCCATTTGCTAAAGGTTTCCGTGGAAATGACGATATCGAATTGCATCGCATGTCCCGTACACCAAG TAAGGAGTATCCACTTGTACCACGTAGTACTGCAAGGCAGCGTGTAGCTCCACCCTCTCCTGACTGTCTCTCTCGGTCAGAATACACTGTGACACAAAAACCCAGTCCTAGCTACACCTGCTCCGACACTTCAG gTGATCACACCCTCACTGAAACCCCTCCCACACATGACCCCACATACCACCTCTTCACCTACCAGCTCTCCCCGCAGACGGCCCCTGTGCACAGTGCCCCCTGCAGTATGGACACCGCACAGCACCAGCCTTGCATGTATGGAAGCTCTCAGGTGGGCATGGAGGACCTCAGGTGGGCATCTTATACGGACAGCACAACTTACCAAAGCTTTTCTTCTGCTAAAGAAATGGGTGGGACTTTTGGTCCCACCACTGACCTCTCTCAGGAACTGTATCCACAATACACCTGTGAGGTGGGTGTCCAGTCACACTGCATGATGACTGATTTATCGCTTTATGCTTGCAGTCGATCATTCAGCCAAAACCAACAACCAAACAGCTGGTGTGGGGGAAGCTGa
- the cfap73 gene encoding coiled-coil domain-containing protein 42 homolog isoform X1: protein MNLEDYFQSVFKERLSLNKAVQKDLTDMSTTVMQLLEVREECASVTGALEAQKEEMQMKRESLRERDENMKKKEEKLKKSILKYNKFLQENDARRLRGIKKSEAERAQIRLKELEIQKLKTENEALLARKELLEERVGKAIRYQEFLERAAKMSGKFKSIGQVIDRLQALRSIHKELLENQTALEKERERTKRELMQYINKQRTVLLHYNNQLHQQQTQLDSIRLEAYKWELKLKHFRSTAAKEMLHFVQLKTTIHNIYQMITHTRRISVDTEDTFKQLEMIQKYFQLMGAIDDDLKFNIEAESN from the exons ATGAATTTAGAGGATTACTTTCAGTCGGTTTTCAAAGAACGACTTTCATT AAATAAGGCCGTGCAGAAGGATTTGACGGATATGAGTACAACCGTAATGCAGCTTTTGGAGGTGCGTGAGGAGTGCGCGAGCGTGACCGGAGCACTGGAAGCGCAGAAAGAG GAGATGCAGATGAAGCGGGAGAGTTTACGAGAGAGAGACGAAAACATGAAGAAAAAGGAGGAGAAACTGAAGAAATCCATACTGAAATATAACAAGTTTTTGCAA GAAAATGATGCCAGGCGGTTGCGTGGCATAAAGAAATCAGAAGCAGAGAGAGCTCAAATCAGACTGAAAGAACTGGAGATTCAGAAGCTAAAGACAGAGAATGAGGCTCTGTTGGCACGTAAAGAGCTTCTGGAGGAACGTGTCGGGAAAGCCATACGCTACCAAGAGTTCCTGGAGAGAGCTGCAAAAATGTCCGGAAAG TTTAAGAGTATTGGTCAAGTCATTGACCGTCTTCAAGCACTCCGGTCCATCCACAAGGAACTTCTAGAAAACCAGACTGcattagagaaagagagagagagaacaaagcGGGAACTGATGCAGTACATAAACAAACAGCGAACTGTTCTCCTGCACTATAATAACCAACTGCACCAGCAACAGACGCAATTAGACAGCATACGCTTAGAAGCATACAAATgg GAATTAAAACTGAAGCACTTCCGTTCCACTGCAGCAAAAGAGATGCTCCATTTTGTTCAGCTAAAGACCACGATCCATAACATTTATCAAATGATCACACATACCAGGAGAATCTCTGTGGATACTGAGGACACCTTCAAGCAGCTGGAAATG attcagaaatattttcagCTTATGGGAGCTATAGATGATGATCTAAAGTTCAACATCGAAGCCGAATCGAACTGA
- the iqcd gene encoding dynein regulatory complex protein 10, with protein sequence MMGSKSDDLPLEKRLSDAATIPNKTKADLLKAINPSRKTLSSREAKLILGVLDECINQMEIASLLRTLMNCPELLLLSLGEEVVRALKEHQRLEEKYQAMVLDGSLDGNEQKEQLSKSAKAVQDSFRNIVRLLRATPTTREVLKGIEPNTGGEISSQKLRDGLCELREVVLERLLTTPAEERERREMMLEVSLRHSANQELIDSLDKEVEMAIKAKDTEISMLNNKVHQLRRSLHQMENGLEEFVVRTQQDAEKQSQSDKKTSEGKRARLQQEANQLRAELNNVIAANRERELELRKKKYKEETEIENLIQKYDAEMGEKQTELEEMTHMHEKDKTELRELEELFAVMDLEYSQIMEERREAQEKREQQEKEREMQSQAATIIQAHWRGFCVRKAMKASAKPKKGKKGKGKKVK encoded by the exons ATGATGGGCTCAAAATCAGATGATCTCCCTCTTGAAAAAAGACTATCAGATGCAGCCACCATTCCAAACAAAACTAAGGCAGACCTCTTAAAGGCCATCAACCCCTCCAGGAAGACGCTATCATCTCGGGAAGCAAAGCTAATTTTGGGGGTACTAGATGAGTGCATTAATCAGATGGAGATAGCCTCCCTTCTACGCACTTTAATGAACTGTCCAGAATTACTTTTGCTGAGCCTGGGAGAGGAGGTGGTCAGGGCCCTGAAAGAGCACCAGAGGCTTGAGGAAAAGTACCAAGCTATGGTACTTGATGGGAGTCTTGATGGAAATGAACAAAAGGAACAGCTATCCAAATCAGCAAAAGCAGTTCAGGACTCCTTTCGTAACATTGTACGGCTATTGAGAGCAACTCCGACCACAAGGGAGGTGCTAAAAGGGATAGAACCTAACACAGGGGGAGAGATTAGTTCTCAGAAACTGAGAGATGGCCTGTGCGAGTTGAGGGAGGTCGTTTTGGAGAGGCTCCTCACAACTCCTGCGGAGGAGAGAGAACGCAGAGAGATGATGCTGGAAGTCAGTCTACGTCATTCTGCCAACCAGGAACTGATAGACTCACTGGACAAAGAGGTTGAAATGGCAATAAAAGCCAAGGATACAGAG ATCTCCATGCTGAATAATAAAGTGCACCAGCTGAGAAGATCACTGCATCAGATGGAAAATGGTTTGGAAGAGTTTGTTGTCCGAACTCAGCAGGACGCTGAGAAACAGAGTCAATCAGACAAGAAAACGTCAGAGGGGAAGAGAGCTCGTTTGCAACAGGAGGCCAATCAACTGAGAGCTGAGCTCAATAATGTGATTGCagcaaacagagagagagaactggAACTACGAAAG AAAAAATACAAGGAAGAAACAGAGATCGAGAACTTGATACAGAAATATGATGCTGAAATGGGAGAGAAACAG ACAGAGTTGGAGGAAATGACACACATGCATGAGAAAGATAAGACAGAGCTGAGAGAGCTGGAGGAACTTTTTGCAGTTATGGACCTGGAGTACTCCCAGATTATGGAGGAGCGACGGGAGGCTCAGGAGAAGAGGGAACAGcaggaaaaagaaagagagatgcAGAGCCAAGCTGCTACTATCATTCAGGCCCACTGGAGAGGCTTTTGTGTGCGCAAGGCCATGAAGGCCAGCGCAAAGCCCAAGAAAGGAAAGAAaggaaaggggaaaaaagtgaaatga
- the cfap73 gene encoding coiled-coil domain-containing protein 42 homolog isoform X2, translating into MNLEDYFQSVFKERLSLNKAVQKDLTDMSTTVMQLLEVREECASVTGALEAQKEEMQMKRESLRERDENMKKKEEKLKKSILKYNKFLQENDARRLRGIKKSEAERAQIRLKELEIQKLKTENEALLARKELLEERVGKAIRYQEFLERAAKMSGKSIGQVIDRLQALRSIHKELLENQTALEKERERTKRELMQYINKQRTVLLHYNNQLHQQQTQLDSIRLEAYKWELKLKHFRSTAAKEMLHFVQLKTTIHNIYQMITHTRRISVDTEDTFKQLEMIQKYFQLMGAIDDDLKFNIEAESN; encoded by the exons ATGAATTTAGAGGATTACTTTCAGTCGGTTTTCAAAGAACGACTTTCATT AAATAAGGCCGTGCAGAAGGATTTGACGGATATGAGTACAACCGTAATGCAGCTTTTGGAGGTGCGTGAGGAGTGCGCGAGCGTGACCGGAGCACTGGAAGCGCAGAAAGAG GAGATGCAGATGAAGCGGGAGAGTTTACGAGAGAGAGACGAAAACATGAAGAAAAAGGAGGAGAAACTGAAGAAATCCATACTGAAATATAACAAGTTTTTGCAA GAAAATGATGCCAGGCGGTTGCGTGGCATAAAGAAATCAGAAGCAGAGAGAGCTCAAATCAGACTGAAAGAACTGGAGATTCAGAAGCTAAAGACAGAGAATGAGGCTCTGTTGGCACGTAAAGAGCTTCTGGAGGAACGTGTCGGGAAAGCCATACGCTACCAAGAGTTCCTGGAGAGAGCTGCAAAAATGTCCGGAAAG AGTATTGGTCAAGTCATTGACCGTCTTCAAGCACTCCGGTCCATCCACAAGGAACTTCTAGAAAACCAGACTGcattagagaaagagagagagagaacaaagcGGGAACTGATGCAGTACATAAACAAACAGCGAACTGTTCTCCTGCACTATAATAACCAACTGCACCAGCAACAGACGCAATTAGACAGCATACGCTTAGAAGCATACAAATgg GAATTAAAACTGAAGCACTTCCGTTCCACTGCAGCAAAAGAGATGCTCCATTTTGTTCAGCTAAAGACCACGATCCATAACATTTATCAAATGATCACACATACCAGGAGAATCTCTGTGGATACTGAGGACACCTTCAAGCAGCTGGAAATG attcagaaatattttcagCTTATGGGAGCTATAGATGATGATCTAAAGTTCAACATCGAAGCCGAATCGAACTGA